From the Papaver somniferum cultivar HN1 chromosome 2, ASM357369v1, whole genome shotgun sequence genome, the window ATTTCAACCTTTACCAGGTTTTGTTGGACAACCGGGATTACTTGACCATATTAGAAACTGAATCCAACAGTGTGATTTATTTGTTATTTGGTGagttcttttatttttatattcgAGACTACCACTATCTTGTATTTTATTTTGTCCTTGGATTCCTTTGCAGAAATGAAAGACCGATAGTCCTTAAATTAAATGTTGTACAATTAGGAAATATGAGAAGGTTTGGAAGAGCCTTGTACTAGCTGCAACCTGGATTCAGGGACTGGTTATATCACTTAAGGTAAGATGTTATCAGCTCAAAAGTGATGTCACTATTATTGATAACAGCTCAATTGTGATTCCTAAGATTTAATTCTCTAATGATGGAACAATTATACATCCGCAAGGTTGTTTGCAGATAAATAATGCAATTTATAAGATAATCATCAAATTTCTAAAAAAGGAAGCAGAAGAATGCTTGACCTCGTTTTCGGAAGATTGAAGTCTTAGAACTACATTGTGCCCTTCACCATGTCCAAAGATTTTACTGATGATTTGAACATTTTAAGAGATCATCATTCTTAAGATTCCTTGTCGAGATTGCTTAAACAAGATGGTCTTGACCCGGTAGAAGAAACCAATGGGTGTGCTATTATCTCAACTGGGATACAGATTTGAGATGTTTTAATTATTGAAGGAAATGTATTGTGGTTGTTGAATGAAGGGCCTTGAATGAAATGTACCCTGGTTTTATGAACTGCAGGGAAGGCATGAAGGCGTAGATGCAAAATTATGTTCCAAAATTTATCCGGTTATGTTCAAAGACTATGTTCCAAAGCTGCATGAAACTTATAGATATGTTGAAATTTCAAGGATACTTGATGGTTTAGGCTTGCATCCACGATGAACGAGTTCGAATCaccaaaacatttttttttaaatatccaACAATATAACTCTATTTAAAAGTCGTTAAAAGTTGTACTAACTACTTTTTCTCAACACGTCGTTAGACTTTTTTCTGGTTACAACTCTTTATACTAAGAGTTGGCACTAACAATTTTCATGACGTTTCCTAAGATAAGAGTAGTAAAAAATATAACCTTTTACGGCACATAGTGAAAACGTCGTGAAATAAGAGTCAAAAAAGGGGATTTATCCTGGAGTGTAGGTTTCAGTCCTATCAACAATTATGAATAATAATAAGTTAATGATAAGCTTTATTTTATAAATCTTGTATCATTCTTTTGATAGTTTGTTTGTGCACCTTGTAATTCATATGTCCTTTTTCTTTCGATTATGATTAACTTTATGTTTATATTAACTTTAAGTTTCGACGTCATTTTGGATTATATCTTATGATTTTATGACTTTTTGATCAATTACCTCTAATGTGAAGTCATGGTTGTACTAATAAGAGTttagtacatgttcaaatatattATCTCTACATCTTAAGGattttccatattaaccatacaCACCTTCAACCCTAAAGTAATAAACAAATCGAAAACGTTCATATTGATCTAAGGATCGGTCCTGCTAGGGATCCATGAGATTGGGCCTAGTAAATATTCTTGAGACCAATCCTAATAGAGATCCTTGGTAAGGGATCAGCCTTAGTAAAGATTCTTGTTTAGGGGATCGGTCCTAGAATAGatcttttgatttcttttcaaCTAAGAAACAAGTTTTGAAAGTCTATTTCtctaaactcatgtaattaaacatagtctTCGAGGTATGAAATCAATCCAAAAGTTCAGCACACTAACTAGTAACGAATTAACAAATAGTGTTATCTCGAATCTACAAAGTCCAAGTAGCCAAACTATAATTCGTAAtccaatataccaaagttgtgtAAAACAATTAGTATATGCTTCCTTAACACTTTGATCATAGTGAAATGATCAAATCATTTATATTTCGCCTGTTacgttttcaatctaaacgacttgaaagaaacgtaGATAAAAATGAAACAAGTCAAGTTTATGTTACTAACCTCGAATGAAAGGATGATGTGTTTGAACTGACGAGGGTACACGTACACCATAATATATTCTATATCAATCTATGCAAGACATACCTTGCGTAATCTAATACAGACAAGCACTGTCAAGAAGATTACAACAAGAagatatacacttggtatatgaACTAAGTTCAAATCCAAACTAAACTATGGCATCAGACCAAGTGTTTGACTAATGTACAATGTTATTACTTTAAGTATAACAATGACAATAATTATAATACAAAAAATGAAGTAAAGacacataacaagattttgttaacgatgaaatcgCCAATGCAAAAAAATCAGGATTGTCTTTTTTGGTTCACCTACAACAAGATCGACTGAATAATTTGCCATGtcataaaaaagataaatcaagcCAAAAAGAACTCGgcaagattggggtatacccagattaattggggtatacctaatgagacaaaacctgggtcattttgaagtaaaacaggacacctcttaaccatgtattttctaaatggctaaattacccctgcaatgattaacactaatttagttgaaatgattagattagttagattagttagttgatttatatgagtggatttggaaataattgagagtAAAAAAGAGAATGAAGTAGTAGAGTAAGTATTGGGGTGAGAAAGTTAaggtttttgagaaatttgtgatatgagtgagATGAGTGATTCTAATCCTGATTTTTAAGAGGGGGAGTATTCTAATtttcctcctacagatgagtacttgtatgatgatataccaaatcatgatcaaatggattatatgcatgatcctcacttttattttcctcaaactcaagatggataTGGAAGTAATGAATGTCTTGAGCCAAACGTAGAGTCCAATGACCCAAAAGAAGATAAGGGAGATGCAAGTAATCAGGTACACAACTtacgtggtgaagattgtgattttttCATGCAAAttatcaattttgttttttttcttccacttttGTTGCCCAGtatcggcaaggtcgacgattATCGACCCTGCCAACTGTAAGCGTCGGCAAGGTTTTTATTACCAAATGCCACGACTTTTCATGAGCAGTGTTTAGTCGGCAAGAGCGAAAACATGAACCCTGCTGACTACAAGATTTTTACGGCACATGAGACGGGTTGTGTAACATGCTTAGGCCGGCATTGTTTTGGATACGTCGATCATGCCGACTATAGTTTGGTCGGCACTGCTTTATTCTTTGACCATGCCGGCTGTTCTTTGGTTGTCGTTGTTTTATATATCGGCCATGCCGACTATTGTAgtacatatcaactaacttgtGATGTTTTATAGATTGCATTGGTACCAATGACGGATCAGCCTCAAGCTCACAGGGTTAGGGGTCACGATACTTCCGCACATTATGTCGATGATTTGGAATGGAAGGAAAAAGACGATGCGGTCAATTGGGTTgttgagaaagaaaaagagaagatgcGCGTTCTAGTGAAAAACACCTAACAAAGAGATACACGGTTTGAAATGGTTTGAGAATGTAGTGGATTGAACGTaagtcacaagagaaagggttatctgtatgataagaagacgactagggtgtacaagaccaagtccaaaaagtgtggatgcccatttaagattattttttggaggaacaaagaaaccgataacatgtggagaatgaataaagttgatgttggttggcataaccataaagatccaCTAAGTCATGTTGGAACTGCCAAGTTAAAATCGCACGAGTTAGAACAACTAAGAACTagttggggaattaaaccaaCCAATCTCTTTAGTAAGTTCAAGAGGTATGACCGCATAACctttcttcattgtctataaTTTATGCGGCCAAAGAAACTATCAGAAGAATTGAATGAGATGGAATAAAAGTaatggaagaatcacaatggttgGATCAAAAATACAACTATACGGTGAGACACCATGAGTCAATAGAGGGGAGggtggatcgtatttttcttgcgCATCCCAATATGATTCAATTGGCCCGGTGCTTCTACCAAGTGTTGTTCATGGATTTtacttataagacgaataggtacaacatgcctttgttgaacattgtaGGACAAACATCGGACAAGCAATCATTCATGGTGgcatggtgttttatgtattGTGAGAAGGATGGTAGCTATATATTgggcattggaaactttgaagcttctccaCCATGAAGACGAGACTCCCGGGGTTGTAGTGACtgacaatgagcaagcaataATGAACGCCGTGCGGATAGTTTTTCCCAAGGATCAAAATTTGCTTTGCACGTGGCACGTACGGTGCAATCTTAGAAACAATTATAGGAGtcatatccaaaagccaaagGCAAAGAAAGGTAGTAAACGTGAAAAAGAGGAAGATGAACGTCTTAGCAAACTAActaaataggagagagagaggaggagaaaaagaaagaagacgaagaatggaaagaaggtgagatcaaatttgggttattcatgaaagcgTGAGATAAGTTGGTTTGGTCGATGAGTGTGACAAGATATCAGATAAGCTTGAAGGAGTTCGAGGATGATTGGAGCACTAATCACCCCACAATAGTGGAATATTGTAAGAGACAATGGTTGACGCCACACAAACATAGGTTTGCGTATGCTTTTACTTAcgactataaacatttcaaactcgagtccacaagtatggtagatcaagctcatgggagactaaaatgtctacttttcacgagtcaaaatgggattgtgaTGGTGCAACATGCTATCTATGAGTACACAAATAATGATATCAATAAGAtaagaaagcaattcgaagaaagTAGGTACCGGAAGTTGAAGGAGTTTAAGGAGGATGATTGGTTGATTGTTGGTATACATTCCAATGTATCGCATTGGGAAACACGTTTCATGATGAAACAtctcaagttgtatcaaaagtatgaCGACCAGAGCACTCCTTGTAAGTGTATGATAATAAAGGCTATCGGAATTCGACAAGTACCCCAGATTGAATAGGTTGGATAAGCAAACTATGAAGCATAAGTTGATGCcgattgtttacccttttatggaagaacttcAAGAACCCTTAAAACAAAATCCAacgggtagaccacctaccacaaAGACAAGGGCAGAAGAAAGAgaacaaattaaagagtatttgagtacaaaATGCGATCTATCCGTACATGATTATACCGAAGCGGAATACAAAGAGGAGCCGGCTAAAAATAAAAGAGGTCGTAcgaggaaagaaacaactacaccaacggtttcaaacttgaatccaaatagcattccacctcttgagagtcaagcaagtgcGGAAATTAttgtaaagaaaaggggtcggccgagGAAGGAAACACCCACACCAATACAAAAACCCATGGAGCCAAAGAGTACACCTATTGAGAGTCAAGAAAGTCAAGGAGATGTTGTGAATAAAATAGGTCGTTCGAGGAAGTTAGTAAAATCGGTATTGTTAAGGTATCACGTACAAATCCCTCAAATTATTCGAGAGTTCGTTATTGGTACCGACGACGTCCCAAAGGATggaaattatgggtttcacgttGCCTCCCAACAATTGGGACACCTAGGTGGAGCGGTTGAGGATAATCTCACCTAATGtcaatacataagaaagaagatggcTTCTCGACTAGAAAAAGACaaggagttttatatctcaatgatgctagaagGTTCGATGGAGGACAAAGAAGTGACTTTTAAGGAATTGCTTACTAGTGTTAAAGTCCAGGAGGGAAATGCACCGATTAAATGGGagcattggatgagaatgccggaATGTGGCCATCCATTGGCGGGTACGTGGTCATGCGTAGTACATTTTTTTAGTAAGGGATGTTGTGTAGCATTTACACCGAAACATGCAGTTTGTTTGGAGCAGCTCAAGCATTAAAAAATTGTTATGGCTTTGGTGGATAAAAATCATTTTATTGGTCTATAACTCAACAAGGAATGTCCATTACCTCCTCTatgtaggtttagtttttgggaaAAGTTCATAAACAACAAGAGAAAGGAATGGGTGCAACTTTATGAGGACAACATGCACCTTTGGAATGCTTTAGATGAGTCTAACAAAGGTACCATAGATTTGACTCAAGGAGGTTTaatagatttgaatgaactccCTCCAATAGATTTGAGCTATGAGTGATTGCGCTTAGGAAATAAGGAATCTTTTTGTAATCGCAttcgtgttttgtgtaatgtactttggagtactacaaatgaatgaaatgaaatggatgtggtttttttttgtgtttactcCTTTCAATTTATATACGTCAGCATTGTTTTGTATTTTCTAACCAGCCGACTTAAGCGTTGTACTGTACCATCGACATTATAATTATGAtatgaccttgccgactataCAATTAGTTTGAATTTTTTCCAAGGGTCGGCAGGTTAGAATTTTTTCAGGTTGCCGACTGCATATGCCTGGCAGCAGTGGAAAAGAAATCCTGAGACGATCGGTAAGGTCGTGGTCCTCCTACAATGCCGACTAATTGTTAGTCAGCAATGTCGGAAAAgaaaaccttgccgactaaaaggGACAAAAATGCTATTTTTCCTGGATGTTCTTCACACTATAGACGTCGGCATGGTTATGGTCCTCCTACAATGCCGACCAAAAGGTTTAAAATTTCTATTGTTCCTGGATGTTCTCCACACTATAGTCGGCATTGTATTATATAAATACACTGCCAACTGTAGTTTTGTCGATCGACACGATCACTATTTTGTTCACTACCGACTGTATTTCCTTCGGTACGCTTTGAATTTTGTATAGTGCCGACTAAATTCAAATTAAATAACTTGTAGTAATATTTCATTTTACATAAACTAAAACACGCCGACTGTAAAATTATTAGTATATTGAGATGCATTCAACacttaattagagcatacaaaccttaaaaacttaaccctaacacatttgggacataaagagtatctttttccggtacacaattttttaggagaggtaattagcttcatcttaccatcgcaacatggatctgtgcatggtagaaggttgattttagcaacttcatcttcatacggagctaggcgctcatctatccaatagaaaaacccacagcaggtgcattttgaagcatacggCTGATATAAATCTCCTGTTGCAGCTTTCATGGTAAATAAGAACCCCTTACAACCATCAATGGTGCATTTGCTTCCTTCAAAGGGacaatcatttgcaaaatgaccacttagtgtacaaagactacaaatatttggttttgttgcacttgaaacttccattctttatgcatggttgaagatgaagttgaagttgaaaGTGCTTTTATAATCAACACACTTAATGTCCTGATTTTAAAAATTCTATCTGTTGAGCATTCAATGGGTTGTACTTTGTACTTAAAAGTGATGTTTTTATACTACTAACATTAAAAtgttactccctccgtacctattatataggagGAATTTCCATTTTTCCTTGTACCACTAAATAGGCGTAGTCCAAATTTCAAAACGGTTTTTTACTTATATTACCCCTATTTATTTGCTTGGGAATCATCACAATTGAATATATGTCTCTAACATTGGGAATATAATTCAGGGTAAAACAGGAAAAAACATAGAAatgtataaaatcaataaaagtttcttaatctaagagaattggtccctccgcctatatatgtggtacggagggagtataataagtcggcaaggtcgagcaTTTCAAACCATGCCGACTACCTATCCCTGAAGCACTGTAGCAGAAAGCCTGGgatggtcggcaaggtcgagcaTTCCAAACCATGCCGACTTACTCCAACTCTAATATTGTTTAAACCTGCAGAAAAAAGAATAAATTTCTAAAGCaagtgaaactgaaaattaacataagtttaagAGTTACTGATAAGTCTAAAACCACAATCTAAAAGTTCAAAACATAATATTTGAAACATAATAACGCAAACATATCAAACAAAGTTTCATGGATCCTTCTCATTGTTGTTATCTTTCTCCACATCACTATCTCTTTCACCGTCACTACCTTTTTCACCAGCATCAGCTTTTTCTTTTCCCTTCACTGGACCTATATATGTAGTCACGcctcattgtaataggggttcaCTCCAAAAAAGTCATATGCCTTGAAAAAAGTTCTTGGATCaagctcatcttcttcttcctctgatgatgtgcattcAACATAGTTGAGGGGATTGATAGGACTTTTCATAAACCTTAGAATTTCTTCAGGATCTTCCTTACCCATCAGAAGTAACTTTCTTACAGGGAaattctcttcagtttcatcagcATGATTTTCTAAAGTAGGATGAAGCTTGTCAATCCATTCTAATAGCTCTGCTGCATTGTTAGGACAAGGCATATCTTCTGTGTTTTCCTCTGGGAACCTAaacaatacacaaataaaatatatgaAAATTTTACATTGAAACATGGTTCTGGTCACCTAGTCGGTATGGTCGATGATCTAAACGATGTCGACTAATACTTAGTCGGCAAGGTTGTATTTATCTACAACGCCGAGTACTACACGGTCGACATGGTCCTATTCATATAAGATGCCGACTAAATACAAAATTGAACTCAAAAAATCAAGTTTTTGTGACATAAAGTCGGCAGGTACTAATCATATAAGATGCCCACTATAAAGCAGATGACGACTAAATATAAAAGGTCGGCGCGTTTGGTTATTGATTACCTTGCCGGCCCTGGTTAATGTTTCACAGTCGCCATTACCAAAATAAAAAGTCGGCAGGATATTCATCCCGAGACCATGCCGGCTCTTACAAAATATCAACAGTCGGCGTTGTCTTaaattatcgaccttgccgactaaaaacaCAGGAACCATAATTTTTGATAATCTAACCCAATATAACAATCATACAACACATCAGAATAATGAGTTTGAGCTTAGACATCACTTACAGTCTTCTTTTTGACGGTAGTGGGTTCTTTTCGACATTCTCAGGGATTGGATTTTCGGGTTTACTGATTTCACTAGTTCCAACTTTGCCCTTAACTTTTTTCTCTGATTTGGATCTTTTTATATGACATGTTGAATCTGTATTACTACTTGATCGTTTGGAATCAACCATTTTTCAGGATAATCAAATTGGACGATTTGCAGAGAGGTTGATGaaaaatgtagaagaagaagaagagaagattaacagttttttaggtttttaattttagggttattTGATTAAGTAATAAGGTTAATTAGTTCAAGGATATTAAAGTAAAAACATCCATTTTTACCACCCTTAGTAAGGGCACTGGGTCCATTTAAATTCGGGTACACATCTGGGCATATCCCAATCTCGCCAGGTAAAAAAAGCTCCCTTAATTCAATTCAAAGTGACATATATGACCAAAAGTAAGGCGCAGTCTGGTTAAAATTAGGTTGCCAATAAATTCCCCACCCACTATTAGGAATCTAGGATTAGGTGATGGCTTGATGCCACACAAGGAAATCCAAATGGTCAAAATGAGGATCGTTAAAAGTTAAAACTGTTAGAAAAGTCTAGACAAGTTTAAGTTTGCTATACTATAACAATGGTTTTGACATTTGCATTTATATATCTAACCACATTTATAACCAAAGTGAGCTTTCCAACCTGGTATTAAAACAGTTTTTATGCGGCAAATCTAGTACCAGATCATTTAAGTggttatagaaaaaaaaaaaaaaagtcagtgGTAGAACATTTGAAATATACTCAGGCGATTATAACCTACTCTTAGAAGTAGGTAAACAAAACATGTCATATAGTAAGTTTGACCTCACCACCCACAAAGTACAAGCCCCAGAAAATCTTCTTTTCTAGGTTAAGCTCAGCTCAACAAGCTTCACTGCTTCACAGTCTTACTTACTCCTACTACTTcaactccaactccaactccaaaaAGCAACAAAACAAAGTTAGTTTCTTCCTTCCGTCAAGTAAGATCATCTCTCCTTGTTTTGATTTTTACTGTAACTTTAATTGGTGGATCTTCTTTAATCATTTTGATCActtaaaagagaaagaagaaaagaaaaccctTTTTCCCCACTAATTGCGGGAAATCCAAATCATTTATTTCCTTCTATCTTGCAGGCAGACccccacacccacacccaaaactaaagttagggttttttccAAAATcagtttgttttttctttattctttttgtaGATAGATTAGGGTTTATTGGTTGATCTTGAAATAAGATATAAAAGGTTTGatttttatgtgttgtttcaatgATCGGTTGGGCTGTGGTGGTTTGTAATGAGAAATGAAGTTACATAGAGATATATTTGAGAAATGGGTTGTCTATTTACAAAGGAGAAAACTTTgccatcatcaacaacatcaacgaGAGTTGATTTGGAGGTGAAACAAGAAGTAGTCTCATCTGAGATTATTACTGAGAAAGTTGAAGTTGAGAATGGTGAGAAATTGGTAGAAGAAGAGAAACAACAACCAAAACCACCACCCAAgacagaaaagaaaaaatcatctAAGGCAAATACTAGTACTAGTAAGCTTAGTAGTACTCTTCCCAAAAATGTTTATGGTAGTGGGCAACTTGTTGGTGGGTGGCCAGCTTGGTTATCAGCTGTTGCTGGTGAAGCTATTAAAGGATGGACTCCTCGACGAGCCGATAGTTTTGAGAAGCTCTGTAAGGTATTGTTTTGTTTCTCAGATGTCTCCTTCTTTCGTATATTTTTTTGATAATATCTCCCTGGTGTTTCTGATTCGGTTTGTTTGATTGGTTGTGTTTCTAGATTGGACAAGGAACGTATAGTAATGTATACAAAGCAAGAGATACTTTGACGGGAAAGATTGTAGCATTAAAGAAAGTTAGGTTTGATAATTTAGAACCTGAGAGTGTAAAATTTATGGCTAGAGAGATACTTATATTGAGAAGATTGGATCATCCTAATGTTATAAAGTTAGAAGGGTTAGTGACTTCAAGGATGTCGTGTAGTTTGTATCTTGTATTTGAATATATGGAGCATGATCTTGCTGGTTTAGCTGCAAGCCCGTCGATTAAATTTACGGAGCCTCAGGTTTGTGCCAATGCGTTACTTTTCTTGTTATTTTTGAGTTTGGATTTCTTTGGAATTTGAGAAAGATTGTTCATAAATGTTCTTTCCTCGTTGTATTTGATATTGGCAggttaagtgttatatgaatcaACTGTTGTCAGGGCTTGAACACTGTCACACAAAAGGTGTGTTGCATCGGGATATCAAAGGGTCGAATCTCCTtcttgataatgaagggatgctTAAGATTGCAGATTTTGGTTTGGCTTCATTCTTTGATCCTAATCACAAGCAGCCTATGACTAGTCGAGTGGTTACTTTATGGTATAGACCTCCAGAGCTCCTTTTAGGGGCCACTGATTATGGTGTAGGTGTAGACCTGTGGAGTGCAGGTTGCATTCTAGCCGAATTATTGGCTGGTAAACCTATCATGCCTGGGCGGACAGAGGTAACACTCTAACTTTATGTTATGTGGAGCTTGTAATAGTTCTTATTTTcagttttcatttcttttttctatttgcGATCCCGAGTAAGGTATCATAAACTCATAGCTAATACAGCACTCTGTTAAAACTTAAAGCacacaaacttcaattatcatgCTTCCCTGTTGTCCAGGAAGTAGAAGAAACTCCTCTTAAGTTTTTTATGACCCATTTTATCTTGTCTTCTTTTGCTTAACCACTTTAGAAAGGCATAAGTATCGCTTGACGCTTCTGTATTATTCGTTTAGGTGGAACAATTGCATAAAATTTTCAAGTTATGTGGATCACCTTCTGAAGAATATTGGAAAAAGTCAAAACTTCCACATGCTACCATATTTAAGCCTCAACAACCGTACAAGCGGTGCATAGCAGAGACATTTAAAGACTTCCCTCCAGCATCACTGCCACTAATTGAAACTCTTCTTGCAATTGACCCAGCTGAGCGCCAAACTGCAACTGCTGCATTGACGAGTGAAGTGAGTTTTCATATCCATTatgtttttgtttaattttttcaGTTTGTATCTGGATGTAGTATTTGCTTGATGGCTCTCTTTTATAATCCCAATGTGTCCGTTATACTAAAACTAAAGGTCGGAGTAAGTGATTGGAGTTGAGTACTATCAGAATTTGAAATGTTTGCCTACTCGTGTCTAAAGTCCTTTTAAGTACTTGTGTCTTGTCTAACTATCACACAGATTTTCTGGTGGTTTAGTCTTGTTAGAGATGCTTCTGCAGTCCTGCTGATTATCTCAAATTTTGAGGTGTTCTCCATTTTTCTGTATGTTTCTTTTTTGGTGTAGTTACACTTGGCTTTTGAGGTTTTTTATAGGCGCAACCATGTTACCATACTTACCTATTATAATATGGTTCTAAAAGTTAACAAATATATCTGTATGCAAAATCTGGTTACAGCCTTACAGGTGATTTGATGATTTTAGAGAGCAAGAATATGTGTTTAAAGCAACATTGATGTCCTTCATATTACATGACTGCTCTAGTTTTAACACTTCGGAGGTTTATTGAACACTGCTGATGTGGTCTAATCATGGAGAGGATTGCAATTTGCAAGTCAGGCACACAAATTGGTTATGCTATTAGTTCTGTTTCTGCTGTACCCAGTTTTTAGGTTACACGAATGTGTTGAGCTGTCAGCCTGTTCATATCCATCTTGGGTTTATCAATCTTATTAGCTTTTTACCTAGTTCATCCTTTTGAAGATTGACCCTTAATTTACTGCTCCATCCTTTTACAATTGTAGTTTTTCACAACGAAACCCTACGCATGCGATCCGTCAAGTCTTCCACAATATCCTCCAAGCAAGGAGATGGATGCTAAGTTACGCGATGAAGAAGCTCGAAGG encodes:
- the LOC113349605 gene encoding probable serine/threonine-protein kinase At1g54610, with product MGCLFTKEKTLPSSTTSTRVDLEVKQEVVSSEIITEKVEVENGEKLVEEEKQQPKPPPKTEKKKSSKANTSTSKLSSTLPKNVYGSGQLVGGWPAWLSAVAGEAIKGWTPRRADSFEKLCKIGQGTYSNVYKARDTLTGKIVALKKVRFDNLEPESVKFMAREILILRRLDHPNVIKLEGLVTSRMSCSLYLVFEYMEHDLAGLAASPSIKFTEPQVKCYMNQLLSGLEHCHTKGVLHRDIKGSNLLLDNEGMLKIADFGLASFFDPNHKQPMTSRVVTLWYRPPELLLGATDYGVGVDLWSAGCILAELLAGKPIMPGRTEVEQLHKIFKLCGSPSEEYWKKSKLPHATIFKPQQPYKRCIAETFKDFPPASLPLIETLLAIDPAERQTATAALTSEFFTTKPYACDPSSLPQYPPSKEMDAKLRDEEARRLRAAAGKGNGEKKIRTRDRTMRAYPVPEANAELQANIDRRRLITHANAKSKSEKFPPPHQDGALGFPLGSSQYMDPTFDPPDVPYSSTALTYQKGPLQNWSGPLVDPTANGNSRRKKQTASDARARSKPPTKESQKDKGGIKIRGN